The Arachis duranensis cultivar V14167 chromosome 2, aradu.V14167.gnm2.J7QH, whole genome shotgun sequence genome has a window encoding:
- the LOC107475490 gene encoding pectinesterase 2 isoform X7 encodes MATSKLLLATLVISVPFLFCSIAYGYSLKDIKTWCSQTPYPGPCEYYLSNHAYNKPIKNKSDFLKVSLQLAMERAQKGHENTISLGPKCRNAHEKAAWNDCIKLYEYTINKLNKTMDPKTKCDQVDAQTWLSTALTNLETCKAGFYDLGVQDYMLPLLSNNNVSCLLSNTLSLNKVAFQPPSYKDGFPTWVKPGDRKLLQSSSAASKANVVVAKDGSGKYTTVSAAVNAAPSGSSRYVIYVKAGVYNEQVQVKAKNIMLVGDGIGKTIITGSKSVGGARTTSKSGTKAITGDGFIAQDITSRNTAGAANHQAVALRSGSDLSVFYRCGFEGYQDTLYVYSDRQFYRECDIYGTVDFIFGNAATVLQNCNIYARNPPQKTITVTAQGRTDPNQNTGIIIHNSKITAASGLNPSSVKSYLGRPWKQYSRTVVMKTYLDSLINPAGWLEWSGNFALNTLYYAEYANTGPGSSTSNRVSWKGYHVLTSASQASPFTVGNFLAGNSWLPSTGVPFTSGL; translated from the exons ATGGCAACATCTAAGTTGCTATTAGCAACACTTGTAATAAGTGTACCTTTTCTATTTTGTTCTATAGCATATGGTTACTCATTGAAAGACATAAAAACATGGTGTAGCCAAACACCTTACCCTGGACCATGTGAGTACTATTTGAGCAACCATGCATACAACAAACCCATAAAGAACAAATCGGATTTCCTCAAAGTGTCACTACAATTAGCCATGGAGAGAGCACAAAAGGGTCATGAGAACACAATCTCACTTGGCCCTAAGTGTagaaatgcacatgaaaaagcTGCTTGGAATGATTGCATTAAACTCTATGAGTACACAATCAACAAGCTCAACAAAACCATGGATCCTAAAACAAAGTGTGACCAAGTTGATGCACAAACTTGGCTCAGCACTGCCCTAACAAATCTTGAGACATGCAAAGCCGGTTTCTACGACCTAGGAGTACAAGATTACATGCTACCATTGTTGTCCAACAACAATGTTTCATGTTTGCTAAGCAACACGCTGTCCTTGAACAAGGTGGCTTTTCAACCACCAAGTTATAAAGATGGTTTCCCAACATGGGTCAAGCCGGGTGACCGGAAACTTTTGCAGTCGTCTTCGGCGGCTTCTAAGGCTAATGTGGTGGTGGCCAAAGATGGGTCTGGAAAATACACCACCGTTAGTGCCGCCGTAAACGCTGCACCAAGTGGCAGCAGTAGGTATGTGATATATGTTAAGGCCGGTGTGTATAATGAACAAGTTCAGGTTAAAGCAAAGAATATTATGTTGGTCGGAGATGGTATTGGAAAAACCATAATCACAGGTAGCAAAAGTGTTGGAGGTGCTa GAACTACTAGCAAGAGTGGTACAAAAG cCATTACTGGAGATGGATTCATTGCTCAAGATATCACATCCAGAAACACTGCTGGAGCAGCAAATCATCAAGCTGTGGCACTACGTTCTGGATCAGATCTCTCAGTGTTCTACAGATGTGGATTTGAAGGTTATCAAGACACATTATATGTATACTCAGATAGACAATTCTACAGAGAATGTGACATTTATGGAACCGTTGATTTTATCTTTGGTAATGCGGCAACGGTTTTACAAAACTGTAACATTTATGCAAGAAACCCTCCTCAAAAGACAATCACAGTAACTGCTCAAGGTAGAACTGATCCAAACCAAAACACAGGAATCATCATCCACAATTCAAAGATCACAGCTGCCTCAGGCCTAAACCCTAGCTCAGTGAAATCATATCTTGGAAGGCCATGGAAGCAATACTCAAGAACCGTGGTGATGAAGACTTATCTTGATAGTTTGATTAACCCAGCAGGGTGGTTGGAATGGAGTGGTAACTTTGCATTGAACACTTTGTATTATGCTGAGTATGCAAATACAGGTCCTGGTTCTTCTACTTCAAATAGGGTTTCATGGAAGGGTTACCATGTCCTTACTAGTGCTTCTCAAGCTTCACCTTTCACTGTTGGAAACTTTCTTGCTGGAAATTCATGGTTGCCAAGCACTGGAGTCCCTTTTACCTCTGGTCTGTGA